From a single Brassica oleracea var. oleracea cultivar TO1000 chromosome C5, BOL, whole genome shotgun sequence genomic region:
- the LOC106292303 gene encoding glycine-rich protein 2-like, producing the protein MDVGGKAETRLVEAKETPMEAVVMAEAVNLVIGVVVCAVLAVVVIIIGCIITRNTKLPSPPPPLPRPPQPLQLRTPVYRTKDGDLVILTGTGTAISVAGAVMYGSSGGCGGGGCGGGGGSGGSGGGGGCGGGGGGGGGGGGCGGGGGGGGGVGDGGGGGGCGGD; encoded by the exons ATGGACGTGGGGGGCAAGGCCGAAACTCGTTTGGTCGAGGCCAAGGAAACTCCTATGGAGGCCGTGGTCATGGCCGAGGCCGTG AACTTAGTCATCGGAGTTGTTGTCTGCGCTGTTTTAGCAGTGGTGGTTATAATCATAGGCTGCATCATCACCCGCAATACTAAGCTTCCCTCTCCACCGCCTCCTCTACCACGGCCACCACAGCCACTGCAGCTCCGGACGCCTGTGTATAGAACCAAAGATGGAGATCTTGTCATTCTGACAGGCACTGGCACTGCCATATCAGTTGCTGGAGCAGTTATGTATGGTAGTTCTGGTGGTTGTGGAGGTGGAGGTTGTGGGGGAGGGGGAGGAAGTGGCGGTAGTGGAGGAGGTGGTGGTTGTGGGGGAGGAGGAGGAGGAGGAGGAGGTGGTGGTGGTTGTGGAGGAGGGGGAGGAGGTGGTGGCGGTGTTGGAGATGGTGGTGGTGGAGGCGGATGCGGAGGTGATTAA
- the LOC106294535 gene encoding putative disease resistance RPP13-like protein 1: MIVGEMVLSAFLQALFQTLMSGPFKSFFKRRELNECVLERLNIALLTISAVLIDAEEKQITNPSVEKWVNELRDVVYHAEDALDDIATEALRLNIGAESSSNRLRQLRVRTLGDFLERNSDHLETRLEKVTMRLERLASQRNILGLKEITAMTPKQRLPTTSLVDESEVVGRDDDKDEIMRFLIPENGEDSGTTVVAIVGIGGVGKTTLSQILYNDHRVQNHFGTRVWAHVSEEFDVFTITKKVYESVTSRPCEFTDLDVLQVKLKERLIGPFLLVLDDLWNENFADWDLLRQPFTSAAQGSRIIVTTRSQRVASIMCSVHVHNLKPLSDGDCWSLFMRTVFPNQDPCLDQEIGDLAERIVYKCHGLPLAAKTLGGVLRFEGNVVEWERVLSSRIWDLPADKSNLLPVLRVSYYYLPAHLKRCFAYCSIFPKGHAFEKERVVLLWMAEGFLQQTRSSKNLEELGDEYFSELESRSLFQKTKTSYMMHDFINELSQFASGEFSSKFENGCKLHVSEKTRYLSYLRDNYGEPMRFEALREVKFLRTFLPLSLTNSSRSCCLDTMVSEKLLPTLTRLRVLSLSHYKISRLPSDFSRNLSHARFLDLSRTELEKLPKSLCYMYNLQTLLLAYCSSLKDLPTDICNLINLRYLDLIGTKLKQMPKRFGRLKSLQTLTTFFVSASDGARICELGELDELHGKLRIVELQRVVDVADAAGANLDSKKHLKEIDFVWRTGSSSSENYTNPHRTQNEAEVFEKLRPHRRIEKLAIERYNGKKFPDWLCDSSFSRVVCIRLRECRNCSSLPSFGQLPGLKELYISGMVGLRSIGSGFYSSPSLRDRDQQPFKSLETLRFDNLPDLEDWSDIRVTKGDLFPSLKKLSILRCPELTGNLPTFLPSLISLHIHKCGVLDFQPDHHEYSYRNLQMLSIKSSCDSLVTFPLSHFASLHTLEFDNCISLQSLQLSKEHSFGPNALRNLRINDCQNLQRLPELNLQVTVTNCRNLRQPMEPQPQYHQFHLPRLNA, encoded by the coding sequence ATGATTGTAGGAGAGATGGTTCTCTCGGCTTTTTTACAAGCTCTCTTCCAGACACTGATGTCCGGTCCTTTCAAGTCCTTCTTCAAGAGGCGAGAACTGAACGAGTGTGTACTAGAGAGGCTCAACATTGCTTTGTTGACAATAAGTGCGGTGCTGATTGATGCGGAGGAGAAACAGATTACAAACCCGTCGGTGGAAAAATGGGTCAACGAGCTGAGAGATGTTGTTTACCATGCTGAGGATGCTCTTGATGATATTGCTACAGAAGCTCTGCGTCTCAACATAGGAGCTGAATCTTCTTCCAATAGGCTGAGACAGCTTCGTGTCAGAACCCTGGGAGATTTTTTGGAAAGGAACAGTGATCATTTGGAGACCAGGCTCGAGAAGGTCACGATGAGGCTCGAGCGTTTAGCCTCGCAAAGAAATATCTTGGGTTTGAAAGAGATAACTGCAATGACACCCAAACAAAGGTTGCCAACTACATCTCTTGTGGATGAATCTGAAGTGGTTGGTAGAGATGATGATAAAGATGAGATCATGAGATTCTTGATTCCTGAGAACGGGGAGGATAGTGGGACAACCGTTGTAGCTATTGTTGGAATTGGTGGGGTTGGCAAAACTACACTTTCACAAATCCTATACAATGATCATCGTGTTCAGAATCATTTTGGAACTAGGGTCTGGGCTCATGTCTCAGAGGAGTTTGACGTTTTCACGATCACCAAAAAGGTTTATGAATCCGTTACTTCCCGGCCTTGCGAGTTCACCGACCTGGATGTACTTCAAGTCAAATTGAAGGAGAGGTTAATAGGACCGTTTCTGCTTGTTCTAGATGATCTGTGGAATGAAAATTTTGCGGATTGGGATCTTCTACGCCAGCCCTTCACATCAGCTGCTCAAGGGAGCCGGATTATTGTGACAACACGAAGTCAGCGCGTTGCATCCATTATGTGTTCTGTTCATGTACACAACCTTAAGCCATTATCTGATGGGGATTGCTGGTCACTGTTTATGAGAACTGTTTTCCCTAATCAAGATCCGTGCTTAGATCAAGAAATTGGAGATCTTGCGGAAAGGATAGTGTACAAGTGCCACGGCTTGCCCTTGGCTGCGAAAACACTTGGTGGTGTTTTACGGTTTGAAGGCAACGTCGTAGAATGGGAGAGAGTTCTAAGCAGCAGGATTTGGGATCTTCCCGCTGATAAGAGCAATCTACTTCCAGTTTTACGGGTAAGCTACTACTATCTTCCAGCTCACTTGAAACGATGTTTTGCCTATTGCTCTATATTTCCCAAAGGGCACGCGTTTGAGAAGGAAAGGGTAGTTCTTCTGTGGATGGCAGAAGGTTTCTTGCAGCAGACGAGAAGCAGTAAGAACCTAGAAGAGCTTGGGGATGAGTACTTTTCAGAACTAGAATCAAGGTCGCTTTTCCAAAAGACCAAGACGAGTTACATGATGCATGACTTTATCAATGAGCTTTCTCAGTTTGCTTCAGGAGAGTTCAGCTCCAAGTTTGAAAACGGTTGCAAACTTCATGTTTCAGAAAAGACTAGGTATCTATCCTACCTACGAGATAATTATGGTGAACCTATGAGGTTTGAAGCTCTTCGTGAGGTCAAGTTTCTCAGAACTTTTCTACCACTCAGCCTCACAAATTCTTCGCGGTCATGCTGCTTAGATACAATGGTCAGCGAGAAGCTACTTCCAACGCTTACCCGCTTGCGTGTTTTGTCTTTGTCACATTACAAGATCTCAAGGCTGCCTTCAGACTTTTCCAGGAACTTAAGCCATGCCAGGTTCTTGGATCTCTCTCGCACTGAACTCGAGAAGCTTCCGAAGTCCCTTTGTTATATGTATAACCTCCAGACACTTCTTTTGGCCTACTGTTCCAGTCTGAAGGACCTACCTACAGACATCTGCAACCTCATCAATCTGCGGTATCTTGATCTGATTGGGACGAAGCTAAAACAAATGCCGAAAAGATTTGGTAGATTGAAGAGCCTCCAGACTCTAACAACTTTCTTCGTGAGTGCTAGTGATGGCGCAAGGATTTGTGAACTTGGAGAACTCGATGAACTCCATGGCAAACTTAGAATTGTCGAGCTACAGCGAGTTGTGGATGTTGCTGATGCTGCAGGAGCAAATTTAGACAGCAAGAAACATCTGAAGGAGATAGATTTTGTCTGGAGAACTGGATCTAGTAGCTCAGAGAACTACACAAATCCTCACCGGACGCAGAATGAAGCTGAGGTCTTTGAGAAGTTACGCCCACATCGTCGTATCGAGAAGCTCGCCATTGAGAGATACAACGGAAAAAAGTTTCCAGATTGGCTATGCGATTCCTCGTTCTCAAGAGTTGTGTGCATACGCCTCAGAGAATGTCGAAACTGTTCCTCCTTGCCATCTTTTGGTCAACTACCAGGCCTCAAAGAGCTTTACATTTCAGGAATGGTCGGGCTTAGAAGCATAGGTTCCGGGTTCTACTCAAGTCCATCACTGCGCGATCGAGACCAACAGCCGTTTAAGTCACTTGAAACGCTGCGGTTTGATAACCTGCCGGATTTGGAAGACTGGTCAGACATAAGGGTCACCAAAGGAGACTTATTCCCTTCTCTCAAGAAACTTTCCATACTGAGATGTCCGGAGCTAACCGGGAATCTACCGACTTTTCTTCCTTCTCTGATATCTCTTCATATCCACAAATGTGGGGTCTTAGATTTCCAGCCAGACCACCACGAGTACAGCTACAGGAATCTTCAAATGCTAAGCATAAAAAGCAGCTGTGACTCTCTCGTTACATTTCCTTTAAGCCATTTCGCCAGCCTCCACACGCTTGAGTTTGATAACTGCATATCTCTGCAGTCTTTGCAGCTATCGAAGGAGCATTCGTTTGGTCCGAACGCTCTAAGAAACCTGAGAATCAATGACTGTCAGAATCTGCAGCGTCTTCCAGAGCTAAACTTACAGGTCACGGTCACGAACTGCAGGAATCTCAGACAGCCGATGGAACCACAGCCTCAATATCATCAGTTTCATCTTCCAAGATTAAACGCTTGA
- the LOC106294534 gene encoding putative disease resistance protein At3g14460: MARSYSSNSANVMIERINNSQELVELCKGKSSSALLKRLKVALATVHPVIADADQKADHVREVKHWLTGLTDAFFQAEDVLDELLTEALRRRVVAEVGGFGGLFQNLMGGNEANKNKIERKMENVVRLLEHHVRHIEIIGLKEYSETREPQWRQASRSRPDDLPQGRVVGRAEDKVALLNLLLSDDETGIRRPALVSTVGMPGVGKTTLTQIVFKDDCVTNHFDVKMWISVGLNFNVFTVTKAVLQEITSSAVNTEDLPSLQLQLKQELSGKRFLLVLDDIWSESSTEWESFKVAFTDAEEGSKIVITTRSEIVSTAAQADKVYRVKLMTTEECWELISRSAFGNISVGSINQELEGIGKRIAEQCKGLPLTARAIASHLRSKPNPDDWYDVSKNFSTYTNSILPVLKLSFDTLPPVLKRCFSLCSIFPKGYVFKREELVLLWMAIDLLYQPRSNKRLEEIGYDYIDDLVGRSFFLRLDITMKSFVMHDLMNDLAKATSGDFCFRREDDNIAEVPSKVRHFSFSRSQCDASMAFKSISGAEFLRTILPFNVPTGLESLQLTEKILNPLLQALSSLRILSLSHYQITRLPKSLKGLKQLRYLDLSSTKIKDLPEFVCTLCNLQTLLLSNCRYLTSLPTNIAELINLRLLDLVGTPLVEMPLGIRKLRSLQKLSNFVVGRLSGAGLHELKELSDLRGTLRISELQNVAFASEAKDAGLKRKQLLDGLILKWTVKASSFAPGSLSTLSCDQKEVLKMLEPNPNLKTFCIESYQGSEFPKWLGDSSFNSIASVTLSSCNLCISLPPLGQLPSLKYLSIEKFNILLKVGLDFFFGENTSSSFVPFQSLQTLKFYAMPRWEEWTCPELEDGIFPCLQKLMIEKCPRLMKKFPEGLPSSTEVAISDCPLRAVGEGEGSSPGNMSIMEPPPSLAESPTLENPSSQSDIGTSSQSNNDTEVTSTSSMSSLPKNHPLSEEMDQYITQLESSHQHIEEPAVISARFSELISSADLSSILSQSPLRPDLKNRGFDHPGSSSNQSQQPRTPVAPSGQSSDNGIPVPSQSNDETDMEYLKVTDISHLMELPQNLQSLHIDTCDGLTCLPESLSESQPNLHELLIIACHSLESFPPTTLKTLYIRDCKKLNFQETLQPTRSYSQLEHLFIETSCSNNLITFPLSLFPKLKSLSITACESFRTFSIHAGLGDDRIALKSLEIRDCPNLTTFPPGGLPTPKLSSILLSNCENLRALPEKLFGLTSLQSLFVIKCPKLETIPGGGFPSNLRTLCINLCPKLTPRIEWGLRDLENLRNLEIEGGNEDIESFPDEGLLPRGIFSLRISRFENLSTLNRLGFRDTKGLETMEIDGCDKLRISMEEDLPPSLSCLRISSCSLLSEKLAEQGTECVFSIPYVEIDGEIFS, translated from the coding sequence ATGGCGAGGTCCTATTCATCAAATAGCGCGAACGTGATGATTGAACGGATTAACAATTCTCAAGAATTGGTCGAATTATGCAAAGGAAAGTCCTCCAGTGCATTGCTGAAGAGATTGAAGGTCGCTTTGGCCACTGTCCACCCGGTGATTGCGGACGCTGATCAGAAAGCAGATCATGTCCGAGAAGTAAAACATTGGCTTACAGGACTCACAGATGCTTTCTTCCAGGCAGAGGATGTTCTTGATGAGTTACTAACAGAGGCTTTGAGAAGAAGAGTAGTAGCTGAAGTGGGAGGATTCGGAGGACTATTCCAGAATCTTATGGGTGGTAACGAAGCCAACAAGAATAAGATAGAACGAAAGATGGAAAACGTAGTGAGACTGCTGGAACATCATGTGAGACACATAGAAATTATTGGATTAAAAGAATATAGCGAGACTCGGGAACCACAGTGGAGGCAAGCGTCACGGTCCAGACCTGATGATCTTCCACAAGGCAGAGTGGTTGGGCGAGCAGAAGATAAAGTAGCATTACTCAATTTGCTGCTTTCTGATGATGAAACCGGCATTAGGAGACCAGCTCTGGTTTCCACTGTGGGTATGCCTGGGGTTGGAAAGACAACCTTGACGCAGATAGTTTTCAAGGACGACTGTGTGACCAACCACTTTGATGTTAAAATGTGGATTTCTGTTGGGCTAAACTTTAATGTCTTCACGGTTACAAAAGCCGTTCTGCAGGAGATCACTTCAAGTGCAGTTAATACTGAGGATCTACCTTCACTTCAACTTCAGCTGAAGCAAGAACTATCAGGGAAGAGATTTTTACTCGTTCTGGATGATATTTGGTCTGAAAGTAGCACAGAGTGGGAAAGCTTCAAGGTCGCCTTTACTGATGCAGAGGAAGGAAGCAAGATTGTTATAACCACACGAAGTGAAATTGTCTCCACAGCCGCACAGGCTGACAAAGTCTACCGAGTGAAGCTGATGACCACTGAAGAATGCTGGGAGCTGATCTCTAGATCTGCTTTTGGAAATATCTCAGTCGGTTCTATCAACCAAGAACTTGAAGGTATTGGCAAAAGGATTGCAGAACAATGTAAGGGCTTACCGTTAACTGCAAGAGCCATCGCATCTCATCTCCGGTCAAAGCCAAATCCTGACGACTGGTATGATGTATCAAAGAATTTCTCGACATACACTAACAGCATCCTTCCAGTTCTTAAACTGAGCTTTGACACTCTCCCTCCTGTACTCAAGCGATGTTTTTCCCTCTGCTCAATATTCCCCAAGGGTTATGTTTTCAAAAGAGAGGAGTTGGTGCTTCTATGGATGGCAATAGACCTCTTATACCAGCCAAGGAGCAACAAAAGATTAGAAGAGATTGGTTACGATTACATTGATGATTTAGTTGGTCGATCTTTCTTCCTGAGGTTGGACATCACCATGAAAAGCTTCGTGATGCATGATCTCATGAATGATTTGGCTAAAGCTACTTCAGGAGATTTTTGCTTCAGACGGGAAGATGACAATATTGCGGAGGTGCCAAGCAAAGTTCGACATTTTTCCTTTTCCAGAAGCCAGTGTGATGCTTCCATGGCTTTCAAGTCCATCTCTGGAGCTGAGTTTCTTAGAACCATTCTTCCCTTCAATGTTCCAACCGGTCTTGAATCTCTCCAACTAACAGAGAAAATTTTGAATCCATTGCTCCAGGCATTGAGCAGCCTGAGAATTCTCAGCTTGTCTCATTATCAGATAACTCGCTTGCCTAAATCATTAAAGGGTTTGAAGCAGTTACGGTATCTAGATCTGTCAAGCACCAAAATAAAAGACCTCCCAGAGTTTGTGTGTACACTCTGTAATTTGCAGACACTGTTACTATCAAACTGCCGTTACCTGACTAGCCTGCCAACAAATATAGCCGAACTCATCAACTTGCGCCTCCTCGACCTTGTTGGCACTCCCTTGGTAGAGATGCCGCTAGGAATAAGAAAGCTGAGAAGCTTGCAGAAGTTATCTAATTTTGTTGTAGGAAGGCTGAGCGGAGCCGGACTGCATGAGCTCAAAGAACTTTCTGACCTCCGAGGGACTCTTCGCATCTCTGAGCTACAAAATGTGGCCTTTGCCTCAGAAGCAAAAGACGCTGGTTTGAAAAGGAAGCAATTGCTTGATGGGTTAATACTGAAGTGGACTGTGAAAGCTTCTAGCTTCGCCCCTGGTAGTCTTAGTACATTGTCTTGTGACCAGAAAGAGGTCCTGAAGATGCTAGAACCTAACCCAAACTTGAAAACGTTCTGCATTGAGTCTTATCAGGGTTCAGAATTTCCTAAATGGTTGGGTGATTCTTCATTCAATAGTATTGCATCTGTCACTCTCAGTAGCTGCAACCTCTGCATATCACTACCTCCACTGGGGCAGTTGCCTTCACTCAAGTACCTCAGTATTGAGAAATTTAACATTCTGCTGAAGGTTGGTCTAGACTTCTTCTTCGGTGAGAACACCTCTTCTAGCTTTGTACCGTTTCAATCCTTGCAAACTCTGAAATTCTATGCGATGCCGAGATGGGAAGAATGGACTTGTCCAGAACTAGAAGATGGGATCTTTCCTTGTCTCCAGAAACTAATGATAGAAAAATGCCCCCGCTTAATGAAAAAATTTCCAGAAGGACTCCCTTCTTCAACTGAAGTCGCCATCTCTGATTGCCCCCTAAGAGCAGTTGGTGAAGGAGAAGGTTCCTCCCCAGGGAATATGAGCATAATGGAACCACCACCTTCGCTTGCAGAGAGTCCAACGTTGGAAAATCCAAGTTCTCAATCAGATATAGGTACAAGTAGTCAGAGTAATAATGACACTGAAGTAACTTCAACATCAAGCATGTCTTCTTTGCCAAAGAACCATCCACTATCAGAAGAGATGGACCAGTATATAACTCAACTTGAAAGCTCGCATCAGCATATTGAAGAACCTGCTGTGATATCTGCAAGGTTCTCAGAACTCATCTCCTCCGCTGATCTCAGCTCCATACTGTCACAATCACCACTTCGTCCAGATCTCAAAAATAGAGGCTTTGATCACCCTGGAAGTAGTAGCAACCAGAGCCAGCAACCTAGAACGCCGGTTGCTCCAAGTGGACAGTCTAGTGACAACGGCATACCCGTGCCTTCGCAATCCAATGATGAAACAGACATGGAATACTTAAAAGTGACAGATATCTCTCACCTGATGGAGCTTCCCCAGAACCTGCAGTCCCTCCACATCGACACCTGCGACGGCCTAACTTGTTTACCGGAAAGCCTCTCCGAAAGCCAACCAAATCTCCACGAGCTCCTCATCATTGCCTGTCACTCACTAGAATCCTTCCCTCCAACCACATTAAAAACCCTATACATAAGAGACTGCAAGAAACTCAACTTCCAAGAAACCTTACAGCCAACGCGAAGCTACTCACAGCTAGAGCACCTCTTCATCGAAACCAGCTGCAGCAACAACCTCATCACCTTCCCTCTATCTCTCTTCCCGAAGCTCAAATCCCTCTCGATCACAGCCTGCGAAAGCTTCAGAACCTTCTCCATCCACGCCGGACTCGGAGACGACCGAATCGCACTCAAATCCCTAGAAATCAGAGATTGCCCAAACCTAACAACCTTCCCACCCGGAGGCCTCCCAACGCCGAAGCTCTCTTCGATCCTCCTCTCAAACTGCGAGAACCTCCGAGCGTTACCGGAGAAGCTCTTCGGCCTCACGTCTCTCCAATCGCTCTTCGTAATCAAATGCCCAAAGCTCGAGACGATCCCCGGCGGAGGCTTCCCGAGCAATCTCCGAACTCTCTGCATCAACCTATGCCCCAAGCTGACGCCTCGGATCGAATGGGGGTTGCGAGATTTGGAGAATCTTCGGAATCTCGAGATCGAAGGAGGTAACGAAGACATCGAATCGTTTCCCGACGAAGGATTGCTGCCGAGAGGGATATTTTCTCTGAGGATAAGCCGATTCGAGAATCTCAGTACGTTGAATCGGTTAGGGTTTCGAGATACGAAGGGCTTGGAGACGATGGAGATCGACGGCTGTGATAAGCTAAGGATATCGATGGAGGAGGATCTCCCTCCTTCCTTGTCTTGTTTGCGGATAAGCTCTTGTTCGTTGTTGAGTGAGAAACTTGCTGAGCAAGGAACAGAGTGCGTCTTTAGTATTCCGTATGTGGAAATCGACGGCGAGATCTTCTCTTGA
- the LOC106294537 gene encoding polyadenylate-binding protein-interacting protein 9-like gives MAAITEDPTTDVVVKDVHEICIKKDAETIIDEKTEMTSHETESELKPESELDMQKLVAMFKKLNPLAKEFFPSYYSPTKKNGETTKGIDDDLPTATKQSGEEFDSDEKKDDNNRKKRNNYSQGRKRLTGRISKAQREDSIRRTVYVSDIDQSVTEEGLAALFSNCGQVVDCRICGDPHSVLRFAFVEFADDQGAHEALSLGGTMLGYYPVRVLPSKTAILPVNPTFLPRSEDEREMCSRTIYCTNIDKKVSQADMRNFFESACGEVTRLRLLGDQLHSTRIAFVEFALADSATRALNCSGMVVGSQPIRVSPSKTPVRPRITRPQSTN, from the exons ATGGCTGCCATCACTGAGGATCCCACTACTGACGTTGTTGTCAAAGACGTTCATGAGATTTGTATCAAGAAAGATGCTGAAACGATCATCGATGAAAAAACTGAGATGACCTCACACGAGACCGAGTCCGAGCTCAAACCTGAATCCGAGTTAGATATGCAGAAGCTGGTGGCTATGTTCAAGAAACTGAATCCTTTGGCTAAGGAGTTTTTTCCCTCTTACTACAGTCCTACCAAGAAGAACGGTGAAACTACAAAAGGTATTGATGATGATTTACCGACAGCTACGAAGCAATCTGGTGAAGAATTTGATTCTGATGAAAAGAAGGATGACAATAACAGGAAG AAAAGAAATAATTATAGCCAAGGGAGGAAGAGGTTGACTGGAAGAATTTCAAAAGCTCAGAGAGAGGATAGTATTAGAAGAACAGTGTATGTTTCTGACATTGACCAGAGT GTGACTGAGGAGGGTCTTGCTGCTTTGTTTAGTAACTGTGGACAA GTTGTTGACTGTCGAATTTGTGGGGATCCACATTCAGTTCTTCGATTTGCGTTTGTGGAGTTTGCTGATGACC AGGGCGCACATGAAGCTTTAAGCCTTGGTGGAACGATGCTCGGGTACTACCCTGTGAGGGTCTTACCCTCCAAAACTGCTATTCTTCCAGTGAATCCCACATTTCTTCCTAGG TCTGAAGATGAAAGGGAGATGTGTTCAAGGACAATTTATTGCACAAACATTGATAAAAAG GTTTCTCAAGCTGACATGAGAAACTTCTTTGAGTCAGCATGTGGTGAG GTAACTCGTCTAAGGCTTCTTGGGGATCAACTGCATTCAACTCGCATTGCTTTTGTTGAGTTTGCTCTG GCGGATAGTGCAACTAGGGCACTCAATTGCAGCGGGATGGTTGTTGGATCCCAACCCATAAG GGTAAGTCCGTCAAAGACACCAGTAAGGCCACGAATCACTCGACCACAATCCACAAACTAG